TTGGTCCGGCGCGCCCGCGCGGCGGCGCTGGCGCGCGTGGCGCGCGCGCAGCAGATCCTGGTCGGCGACGATATCGGCCCAGTAGTGCATGCAAGGGTTGTGCACGCACATCAGCACCTGGCTCCAGCGCGCGAGCGCCGCGAGCACTTCGACAGATTGGCGCGCGAGGCTCGAAATGCCAAATACGACGAGGCGGCGCGGCAGCCCTTTCGGCCGCGCGTCGCCCTCCTGCCACGACTGCGCGCGGGCCATGAAAGCCTCGTGCACAGCGGCGCGCCCCGTGTCACGCAAGCCGATGCCGTCTTGCGCCTGCGCGCTCACGTCCGCGAGCAGCGCGCGCCAGAGCGCCGCTTGCCAGCGCGCCTCGTCGGGCAACGGCACGCGCGCGTTGCGCGCATCGATCAGCACGTCCTCGTTCGCGGCCCACGCAGCGAGCCAGTCCGCGCGATAGACCTGGTACTGGTCGAGCAAATCCGCCACGCGCTGCGCAAGCTGGAAGCACTTGCGCTGGTCCGCGTCGTTGGCCATGAAGCGCTTCAGCGGCTCGTAGCCCGGTTCGTCGAGCAGCGCCGGCAGCATGCGCATGAGACGCCAGACGAGGCGCGATTTGTCGAACGGCGAGACCGCGGGCACCGCGTCGTGGCCGAGCACGGCGCGATACACCTGCCACAGGAAGCGCGACGGCAGCGACATTTCGAACGCCGCCGCGATGCCGCAGCCGCCCTCTTCGGGATCGGCTGCGAACGCAAGCTTGAGCCACTGCGCGATGCCGTTGCTCTGCACGAGAAACATTTCCTTCTCGAGCGGCGCGACCGGGTTCTGGCCGATCCAGTTCACGATCAGGTCGCGCATGCGCTCGGGCTGATTGCCGTGAACGAGCATCAGCCCCGTGGGCAGTTCGCGCGCGATCAAGCGAGGCTCCGTCGCGCGGGATGCGCGTGGCGGACGTCAAGCGGCGCGCGTAGGGCCGATTGGGCGAGGAAGTGGAGAAAAGGGATTGCGGCCATGTCGCCAGTTCGTGTTGGGTGCCGGTACTTGCCGATACGAATTGCACAGGCGGCTTTTGCGCCCGCGTGATGCGACAGTTTACGACAATCGTGACCGCGGCGAGCGGCGTATTCGCGCGCAGGCCGCGGTTCTGGCACGCACCTCGTCAGACCGTCGCGGCGGGGCCCAGGCGCTTACCCGTAGCCGGATCGAAGAAATGCAGGCGCGCCGGCGGCAAGTGCACCGCAAGCCTCTCGCCGGGCGTAGGTCGCGTTTCGTGCGGCAAGCGCACCACCACATCCGCGCTGCCCCAGCGGCCGTGCGCGAGGTTGTCCGCGCCGAGCAGTTCGCAGGTCTCGACTTCGAGCGTGACCGCTTCGTTAGCGCCGCGCCCGTGCATATGCTCGGGCCGCACGCCCAGCACGCACTCCGCGCCCTTCGGCAGCCAGGCCGGCGCATCGCCAAGCGGCAGATGCGGCCCGTTGCCCTCGATTTCGAAGCGCCGGCCGTCTTCGCTCACGCGCCCGCGCAGCAGGTTCATGGCCGGCGAGCCGATGAAGCTTGCCACGAACATCGAAGCGGGCCGGTCGTACACTTCGCTCGGCGTGCCGATCTGCTCCGCGCGGCCGCCGTTGAGCACCATCACGCGCTGCGCGAGCGTCATCGCCTCGATCTGATCGTGCGTGACGTAGAGGCTCGTCGTACGCAGGCGCGCATGCAGACGCTGGATTTCAAGGCGCATCTGCACGCGCAGCTTCGCGTCGAGGTTCGAGAGCGGCTCGTCGAACAGGAACACCGAAGGCTCGCGCACGATCGCGCGGCCCATCGCCACGCGCTGGCGCTGGCCGCCCGAAAGTTCGCGCGGCTTGCGCTCCAGCAGCTTGCCCAGTTCCAGGATGTCGGCGGCCGCCGCCACGCGCGAATCGATCGTCGCGCGGTCGAGCCCCTGCAATTTGAGGCCATAACCCATGTTGCGCGCGACCGTCATATGCGGATAAAGCGCATAGTTCTGGAACACCATGGCAATGTCGCGATCCTTGGGCTCCACGCGATTCACCACCTTCTCGCCGATGGCGATCTCGCCCGACGTGATGGTCTCCAGCCCCGCGACCATGCGCAGCAGCGTCGATTTCCCGCAGCCAGACGGGCCGACGAGCACCATGAATTCGCCATCCGCCACCTGCACGTCGATGCCGTGCAACACCTGTTGCGCGCCGTCGTACGACTTCGTGACGCCCCGTATGCTCAATGCCGCCATGCCGTCTCCCGAATTGCGTCCATGCTTATTTCTCCACGTCCACGAGGCCGCGCACGAACCAGCGCTGCATGGCCAGCACCACCACGAGCGGCGGCAGCATGGCGATCATCGTCGCGCACATCACGAGATGCCATTGCGTGGCCGCGTCGCCGCTCGAAATCATGCTCTTGATGCCCACCACGGCGGTCGTCATCGAGGCCGTGCTCGACATGAGGATCGGCCAGAGATACTGGTTCCAGCCGTAAATGAACGTGATGACGAAAAGCGACGCGATGTTCGTTTTGGAAAGCGGCAGCACCACGTCCCA
The nucleotide sequence above comes from Paraburkholderia flagellata. Encoded proteins:
- a CDS encoding sn-glycerol-3-phosphate import ATP-binding protein UgpC; its protein translation is MAALSIRGVTKSYDGAQQVLHGIDVQVADGEFMVLVGPSGCGKSTLLRMVAGLETITSGEIAIGEKVVNRVEPKDRDIAMVFQNYALYPHMTVARNMGYGLKLQGLDRATIDSRVAAAADILELGKLLERKPRELSGGQRQRVAMGRAIVREPSVFLFDEPLSNLDAKLRVQMRLEIQRLHARLRTTSLYVTHDQIEAMTLAQRVMVLNGGRAEQIGTPSEVYDRPASMFVASFIGSPAMNLLRGRVSEDGRRFEIEGNGPHLPLGDAPAWLPKGAECVLGVRPEHMHGRGANEAVTLEVETCELLGADNLAHGRWGSADVVVRLPHETRPTPGERLAVHLPPARLHFFDPATGKRLGPAATV